The Nitrospira sp. genome contains a region encoding:
- a CDS encoding cobyric acid synthase, producing MARALAVLGTGSDVGKSLITAGLCRLLYRTGARVAPFKAQNMSLNSFVTPAGSEIGRAQALQAEACGIPPHVDMNPILLKPESDDCSQVVVLGKVFAKQKASSYFEGRRTLWTVVEESYVRLAGRYEVIVIEGAGSAAEVNLRERDLVNWPVVKLADAKVLLVADIDRGGVFAQVLGTLDLLEPEERARVCGVIINKFRGDATLFVDGVKFLESRGGIPVLGVVPFLRDLVLDQEDSLDLVRHGSTDFSTDRVNIAVILLPHMSNFTDFNALAAEGDVALKYAASPSNLTDADVVIIPGSKNTLADLSYLQRNGYGPALDDHVHGRRELIGICGGYQMLGRKISDPHEVEQGGTSDGLGYLNTETELKQVKQTAQVEARPTDAFVGNHGVVRGYHVHMGVTLRGNESPCFSVRRYLEPGEEARSSPAPNEEEFDGAIRNDGLVWGTYIHGVFDESEFRRAWLNRARTRKRLPPLEALASAVVTDRLVGELDRWADHLSHHLDVSRLIGYFHP from the coding sequence ATGGCACGCGCTCTCGCAGTGCTCGGCACAGGTTCGGATGTGGGCAAAAGCTTGATCACGGCCGGCCTGTGCCGATTGCTGTATCGGACCGGTGCGCGTGTCGCGCCGTTCAAAGCCCAAAATATGTCGTTGAATTCGTTCGTCACTCCCGCTGGTTCTGAAATTGGAAGAGCGCAAGCATTGCAAGCAGAGGCCTGCGGGATACCACCACACGTTGACATGAACCCGATCCTTCTCAAACCGGAGTCCGACGACTGCTCGCAGGTCGTCGTGCTGGGAAAAGTGTTCGCGAAGCAAAAGGCATCGTCGTATTTTGAAGGTCGGCGCACGCTCTGGACTGTCGTTGAAGAGAGTTACGTTCGGTTGGCGGGCCGATATGAAGTGATCGTGATTGAAGGAGCGGGCAGCGCGGCGGAAGTCAATCTTCGGGAGCGCGATTTGGTCAATTGGCCCGTCGTGAAGCTGGCTGACGCCAAAGTTCTCTTGGTGGCCGATATCGATCGGGGCGGGGTCTTTGCTCAAGTGCTTGGAACATTGGATCTGTTGGAGCCGGAGGAACGCGCTCGGGTCTGCGGGGTCATCATCAACAAATTCCGTGGCGACGCCACATTGTTCGTCGATGGGGTGAAATTCCTGGAGTCCCGAGGTGGGATCCCGGTGTTGGGCGTGGTCCCGTTCCTTCGTGATCTGGTGCTCGATCAGGAAGATAGCCTTGATCTCGTCCGTCATGGGTCAACTGATTTTTCAACTGATCGGGTCAACATCGCCGTGATTTTGCTGCCGCACATGAGCAACTTTACGGATTTCAATGCGTTGGCGGCCGAGGGGGATGTTGCGTTGAAGTATGCCGCTTCGCCGTCGAATCTCACCGATGCGGACGTGGTGATCATTCCGGGGAGCAAGAATACGCTGGCGGACTTGTCCTATCTACAAAGGAACGGATATGGGCCGGCGCTCGATGATCATGTGCATGGGCGCCGAGAACTGATCGGTATCTGCGGTGGTTATCAGATGCTTGGCCGGAAAATATCGGATCCACATGAGGTCGAGCAGGGCGGTACGAGTGATGGACTGGGTTACTTGAATACGGAGACGGAGCTCAAGCAGGTCAAGCAAACCGCACAAGTGGAAGCTCGTCCGACTGACGCCTTTGTAGGTAATCATGGTGTAGTCCGCGGATATCACGTTCACATGGGCGTCACGCTTCGCGGAAATGAAAGTCCGTGTTTCAGCGTTCGCCGGTATTTGGAACCGGGTGAGGAGGCGCGATCATCGCCCGCTCCGAATGAGGAAGAGTTCGATGGAGCGATCCGGAACGATGGCCTTGTGTGGGGCACCTACATACACGGTGTATTTGATGAATCTGAGTTTCGTCGGGCCTGGCTCAACCGTGCTCGTACGAGAAAAAGGCTTCCGCCACTTGAAGCACTCGCGTCTGCGGTTGTGACGGATCGATTAGTCGGAGAACTTGATCGGTGGGCGGATCATTTGTCCCATCACCTCGATGTGTCTCGCCTCATCGGATATTTTCACCCATAA
- a CDS encoding response regulator, which yields MSKIVIVDDSYAELQLIESYLKAAHHTVLSFSTADGLEDKIASEKPDLIVLDVVMPGRNGFQACRDLKNDARFKNIPIVLCTSKGQESDKFWGQQQGANGHVVKPFKSEDLLHAVKVALG from the coding sequence ATGAGCAAAATCGTGATCGTCGATGATTCATATGCGGAACTGCAGCTTATCGAGTCGTACCTCAAAGCTGCCCACCATACCGTCCTGTCGTTCTCAACGGCAGACGGTTTGGAGGATAAGATCGCCTCAGAGAAGCCGGACCTCATCGTCTTGGACGTGGTGATGCCGGGTCGGAACGGATTTCAGGCCTGCCGGGATTTGAAAAATGATGCTCGATTCAAGAACATCCCGATCGTGCTGTGCACCTCGAAGGGACAGGAAAGCGATAAGTTCTGGGGACAGCAACAGGGAGCGAACGGCCACGTCGTAAAACCCTTCAAATCGGAAGACCTTCTGCACGCCGTGAAGGTCGCACTTGGTTGA
- a CDS encoding purine-binding chemotaxis protein CheW, producing MITLGGRSFAVNLSHVREVFKLESITPVPGMPATLVGVANLRGIIIPLADLRSTLGTSISAVQKYAVIVRHGAQQVGILIDEVPEIRTIDIDDLSAPSVQDAAVDHPFLSGFFKTETNVRGMLEVSRLLASVEEARGDTRALVQAKNVGNEGVTGTGSYPGR from the coding sequence TTGATCACACTGGGAGGAAGAAGCTTTGCTGTAAATTTGAGCCATGTTCGTGAAGTCTTCAAACTCGAGTCGATCACGCCGGTGCCCGGCATGCCCGCCACGCTGGTCGGTGTCGCCAATCTACGTGGGATCATTATTCCCCTGGCCGATTTACGGTCGACGTTGGGCACATCTATTTCGGCCGTACAAAAATATGCGGTGATCGTACGGCATGGCGCTCAACAGGTGGGTATTCTTATCGACGAGGTGCCCGAAATTCGCACCATCGATATTGACGACCTGTCGGCCCCATCTGTCCAGGATGCGGCTGTCGATCATCCGTTTCTTTCGGGGTTCTTCAAGACCGAAACCAACGTGAGGGGCATGCTGGAAGTGTCGCGATTGCTCGCCTCCGTGGAGGAGGCGAGGGGCGACACTCGTGCGCTCGTACAGGCTAAGAATGTTGGGAACGAGGGTGTGACCGGCACCGGATCGTATCCCGGACGGTGA